From the Halomonas meridiana genome, one window contains:
- the erpA gene encoding iron-sulfur cluster insertion protein ErpA, with translation MSGAEAFVPTPLLLSDSARKRIKALMAEESNPALKLRVYVTGGGCSGFQYGFDFADNVAEDDTLIEFGDATLVVDPLSYQYLVGSTVDYEEGLAGARFRVQNPNATTTCGCGASFMV, from the coding sequence ATGAGCGGTGCAGAAGCTTTTGTTCCAACCCCTCTGTTACTGTCAGACAGCGCACGCAAGCGCATCAAAGCGTTAATGGCTGAAGAGAGTAACCCGGCGCTGAAACTGCGCGTGTACGTTACCGGTGGCGGCTGCTCAGGTTTTCAATACGGTTTTGACTTCGCGGACAACGTTGCCGAAGACGACACGCTGATTGAGTTTGGCGATGCCACGCTGGTCGTCGACCCGCTCTCGTATCAGTACTTGGTCGGCTCCACGGTCGATTATGAAGAGGGCCTGGCGGGCGCACGTTTTCGTGTCCAAAACCCAAATGCCACCACGACTTGCGGGTGCGGTGCCTCGTTTATGGTGTGA
- a CDS encoding F0F1 ATP synthase subunit B: MNINMTLIGQTIAFAIFVWFCIKYVWPPISNALHERQKKIADGLDAASRATRDLELAQERAEQTLRESKEQASQILEQANKRSAQMIEEAREQARAEGERLMASARSEIEQEVNRAKDELRAQVSHLAILGAERVLEASVDEKAHRKLLDELAAEL; this comes from the coding sequence GTGAATATCAACATGACGCTTATCGGGCAGACGATCGCCTTCGCGATCTTTGTCTGGTTTTGCATAAAGTATGTGTGGCCTCCGATCAGCAACGCGCTTCACGAGCGTCAGAAGAAAATTGCTGATGGCTTGGACGCAGCCAGCCGTGCGACGCGCGACCTTGAGCTAGCTCAAGAGCGTGCCGAGCAAACGCTGCGTGAAAGCAAGGAGCAGGCTTCTCAAATTCTCGAGCAAGCCAACAAGCGCTCTGCTCAAATGATCGAAGAAGCACGCGAACAGGCTCGCGCTGAAGGCGAACGCCTGATGGCAAGCGCTCGTTCCGAAATTGAGCAAGAAGTGAATCGTGCAAAAGACGAGCTTCGTGCCCAGGTTTCTCACCTCGCCATCCTAGGTGCCGAGCGTGTCCTCGAAGCTTCGGTCGACGAGAAAGCACATCGCAAGTTACTTGATGAGCTTGCTGCTGAACTGTAA
- a CDS encoding F0F1 ATP synthase subunit delta, translating into MAELLTVARPYAKAAFEYARDHEALDSWSKALGFLSAAVANSDVRRLLGSPKLENDKKVALLSDMLPEQSTDVSRFLDTLADQGRLMALPFIAEQFEHLRADHEQRVEVLVTSAYELDSQQQTKLANALKKRLNREISITTQVDKALIGGVILRAGDTVIDGSVRGRLNRLSEALTA; encoded by the coding sequence ATGGCGGAATTACTTACCGTCGCTCGTCCTTACGCTAAGGCGGCGTTTGAATACGCGCGTGATCATGAGGCGCTTGATAGCTGGTCCAAAGCGCTGGGTTTTTTAAGCGCAGCGGTTGCCAACAGCGATGTACGTCGCTTGCTGGGCAGTCCAAAGCTCGAGAACGACAAAAAGGTCGCCCTGCTCTCCGATATGTTGCCGGAGCAGAGCACTGACGTGTCGCGCTTTTTGGATACCCTGGCCGACCAAGGTCGTCTGATGGCTCTGCCCTTCATCGCTGAACAGTTCGAGCACCTGCGTGCCGATCATGAGCAGCGGGTCGAGGTATTGGTCACGTCCGCCTACGAGCTGGACAGCCAACAGCAGACCAAGCTAGCAAACGCGCTCAAGAAACGTCTGAATCGCGAAATCTCCATTACTACTCAGGTGGACAAGGCGCTGATTGGCGGTGTCATCCTGCGTGCCGGCGATACCGTCATTGACGGCTCGGTGCGTGGTCGATTGAACCGACTTTCCGAAGCGCTGACCGCTTGA
- the argC gene encoding N-acetyl-gamma-glutamyl-phosphate reductase has protein sequence MINVGIVGGTGYTGVELLRLLAQHPQVSVKAITSRSEAGVKVCDMYPNLRGHYDTLAFSEPDAKALGAMDAVFFATPHGVAHALAGELLANGTRVIDLSADFRLRDADEWSRWYDQPHGAPELLEEAVYGLPEMHREKIKTARLIAVPGCYPTAVQLGYLPLLEAGLIDPNQLIADCKSGVTGAGRGAKVASLLAEASESMKAYGAGGHRHLPEIRQGLGDMQPNPVGLTFVPHLTPMIRGIHATLYSTLTAEPDDLQALFEQRYANEPFVDVMPAGSHPETRSVKGNNTCRIAVHRPGNGNTVVVLSVIDNLVKGASGQAIQSLNLMFGFDEHMGLNAPALMP, from the coding sequence GTGATTAACGTTGGCATTGTAGGCGGCACCGGTTACACCGGCGTCGAACTTCTCAGGCTGCTGGCCCAGCATCCTCAGGTAAGCGTGAAAGCCATCACCTCTCGCTCAGAGGCGGGCGTGAAAGTGTGCGACATGTACCCCAATTTACGCGGCCACTACGACACGCTGGCGTTTAGCGAACCTGACGCCAAAGCGCTGGGCGCGATGGATGCGGTCTTTTTCGCCACGCCCCACGGCGTTGCCCATGCGCTTGCAGGCGAGCTGCTGGCTAACGGAACCCGGGTAATCGATCTCTCCGCCGATTTCCGCCTACGAGATGCCGACGAGTGGAGCCGCTGGTACGACCAACCCCACGGCGCGCCGGAACTGCTGGAAGAAGCCGTCTACGGCCTGCCCGAAATGCACCGCGAAAAGATCAAAACAGCGCGTTTGATTGCCGTTCCTGGCTGCTACCCCACCGCCGTTCAACTCGGCTACCTGCCGCTGTTAGAAGCGGGCTTAATTGATCCAAACCAGCTGATTGCCGACTGTAAATCCGGTGTGACCGGTGCTGGCCGCGGCGCTAAGGTCGCCTCGCTGCTCGCCGAGGCCAGCGAATCGATGAAAGCCTACGGCGCGGGCGGCCACCGCCATCTGCCGGAAATTCGTCAAGGCTTGGGCGACATGCAGCCCAACCCGGTGGGGTTGACCTTTGTGCCCCATCTAACGCCCATGATCCGCGGTATTCACGCCACGCTCTACAGCACGCTGACCGCCGAGCCCGACGACTTACAGGCCCTGTTCGAGCAGCGCTACGCCAACGAGCCGTTCGTGGATGTGATGCCCGCCGGCAGCCACCCGGAAACCCGCAGCGTCAAAGGCAACAATACCTGCCGGATCGCGGTCCACCGCCCGGGTAACGGCAATACAGTCGTGGTGCTCTCGGTCATTGATAACCTGGTGAAGGGCGCCTCTGGTCAAGCCATTCAAAGCCTCAACCTGATGTTTGGCTTTGACGAGCACATGGGGCTCAACGCCCCTGCACTGATGCCCTAA
- the atpE gene encoding F0F1 ATP synthase subunit C, with protein MEMVYLSAAIIIGLGALATGIGFALLGGKLLESTARQPELGDQLQTKTFIMAGLLDAVPMIGVGIAMYLIFVVAG; from the coding sequence ATGGAAATGGTTTATCTCTCAGCTGCCATCATCATCGGTCTGGGCGCACTGGCTACCGGCATTGGCTTCGCTCTGTTGGGCGGCAAACTGCTTGAGTCGACTGCGCGTCAGCCGGAACTGGGTGACCAGCTACAAACCAAAACCTTCATCATGGCCGGTCTGCTAGACGCCGTTCCGATGATCGGTGTTGGTATCGCGATGTACCTGATCTTCGTTGTCGCCGGTTAA
- the atpB gene encoding F0F1 ATP synthase subunit A — MAAGNEVSSTYYIQHHLQNLTFGKHPENGWSLAHSAEEAREMGFWAIHLDTMGWSIAMGLLFIWIFRKAGKAATTGVPSGLQNAVEMVVEFIENLTRATFHGRNPIIAPLALTLFVWILLMNTLKIIPVDYGPELFKRLGVEYMKIVPTTDPNATLGMALGVFCLIIYYSIKVKGAGGFAKELSLTPFNHWALIPFNLVLEVIGLLVKPLGLGLRLFGNMFAGEVIFILIALLPFWAIWLLDVPWAIFHILVVTLQAFIFTTLSVVYLSAAHEHH, encoded by the coding sequence ATGGCCGCAGGAAACGAAGTCTCGTCGACTTACTATATCCAGCACCACTTGCAGAACCTGACCTTTGGTAAACACCCAGAGAATGGCTGGTCGCTGGCGCACTCCGCCGAAGAAGCTCGTGAAATGGGCTTTTGGGCCATTCACCTGGACACCATGGGCTGGTCCATCGCCATGGGCCTTCTGTTCATCTGGATTTTCCGTAAAGCCGGTAAAGCGGCGACCACCGGCGTTCCCAGCGGTCTGCAAAATGCCGTTGAGATGGTCGTTGAGTTCATCGAAAACCTCACACGGGCCACGTTCCATGGCCGCAACCCCATCATTGCTCCTCTGGCGCTGACGCTGTTCGTGTGGATTCTGCTCATGAACACGCTGAAGATCATACCGGTCGACTATGGTCCCGAGCTCTTCAAGCGTCTGGGCGTTGAGTACATGAAAATCGTACCGACGACGGATCCGAATGCCACGCTGGGTATGGCGCTAGGCGTGTTCTGTTTGATCATCTACTACAGCATCAAAGTCAAAGGTGCCGGTGGTTTCGCCAAAGAGCTGTCACTGACGCCGTTCAATCACTGGGCGCTGATTCCCTTCAACCTGGTACTTGAAGTGATCGGCCTGCTGGTGAAGCCGCTGGGTCTCGGCCTGCGTCTGTTCGGTAACATGTTTGCCGGTGAAGTTATCTTTATCCTGATTGCGCTACTGCCGTTCTGGGCAATCTGGCTGTTGGACGTGCCATGGGCCATCTTCCACATCCTCGTGGTAACGCTGCAGGCCTTTATTTTCACCACGCTGTCGGTGGTTTACCTCAGCGCGGCGCACGAACACCACTAA
- a CDS encoding ParB/RepB/Spo0J family partition protein, protein MTRKRALGRGLDALIGAGARRRDSLDLTGGTTLENAETPLPEGMPDDATAERLERLPLGQLTRGKYQPRRDIQPEALEELADSIRAQGVMQPIVVRPIGNDRYEIIAGERRWRAAQLAELDVIPAVIRYVSDEVALALALIENIQRENLNAIEEALALKRLGEEFELTQQQIADAVGKSRTQVANLLRLLALDPEVQTLLERGDLDMGHARALLSLTSAQQRQVAHEVVNKDLTVRDTEALVKKVQTQQAPVAPTKQSPKTPDVARLETHLGELLGAPVSIDHGQKGKGKVTIRYTSLEELDGILSHIK, encoded by the coding sequence ATGACGCGTAAACGCGCGCTAGGACGTGGCCTGGATGCCCTGATTGGTGCGGGCGCCCGTCGTCGTGACAGTTTGGATCTCACCGGCGGAACGACGCTGGAGAACGCAGAGACGCCGCTGCCCGAGGGCATGCCGGATGATGCAACCGCCGAACGCTTAGAACGCCTGCCGCTTGGGCAACTGACGCGGGGCAAGTATCAGCCGCGTCGGGACATTCAGCCCGAAGCGTTGGAAGAGCTTGCCGACTCCATTCGCGCCCAAGGGGTGATGCAGCCCATCGTCGTGCGTCCCATTGGCAACGACCGTTACGAAATCATTGCCGGTGAGCGCCGCTGGCGCGCGGCACAGCTGGCCGAGCTCGACGTCATTCCTGCCGTGATCCGCTACGTCAGCGATGAGGTAGCACTGGCGCTGGCGCTGATCGAGAACATTCAGCGGGAAAACCTCAACGCGATCGAAGAGGCGCTGGCCTTGAAGCGCCTGGGCGAGGAGTTCGAGCTGACGCAGCAGCAGATCGCCGACGCGGTGGGGAAATCCCGCACTCAGGTCGCCAATCTTCTGCGCCTGCTTGCCCTCGACCCGGAAGTGCAGACGCTGCTGGAGCGAGGGGATCTCGATATGGGCCACGCCCGAGCGCTGCTATCGCTCACCAGCGCCCAACAGCGCCAGGTCGCCCATGAAGTGGTCAATAAAGACCTCACCGTACGCGACACCGAGGCGTTGGTGAAAAAGGTACAAACGCAACAGGCGCCTGTCGCCCCCACCAAACAATCGCCCAAAACGCCGGATGTCGCCCGACTCGAGACACATTTAGGTGAACTGCTGGGCGCGCCGGTGTCGATCGATCATGGCCAAAAAGGCAAGGGGAAGGTCACCATCCGCTACACCAGTCTCGAAGAGTTGGACGGCATCCTGTCGCACATTAAATAG
- a CDS encoding transporter substrate-binding domain-containing protein, which translates to MKHLLTTSAVATAITLGLGSTTAFAQTPSVNVATDPSFVPFEMLDPETGEMIGFDMDIINEVAERAGFEVNLTTMEFSGIIPAVQTGSQEIAIAGTTITDERSQVVDFSDPYYDSGLRIIVRADNEEVSSIDDLEGLAVATKIGSTSYDFLQQELGEDADITPYPGTADMYMALLGRNVDAVLYDAPNVAYFSQTRGEGRTKVVGPLYEGQQYGIVFHKGSEWVEPTNEALAAMREDGTYDEIYTKWFGEAPSAE; encoded by the coding sequence ATGAAACACTTACTCACTACCTCTGCCGTGGCAACCGCCATCACACTGGGCTTGGGCAGTACCACTGCGTTTGCACAAACGCCGTCCGTTAACGTGGCCACTGACCCAAGCTTTGTGCCCTTCGAGATGCTCGACCCCGAGACCGGCGAAATGATCGGTTTCGACATGGACATCATCAACGAAGTCGCCGAGCGCGCCGGCTTCGAAGTCAACCTCACCACCATGGAGTTCTCTGGCATCATTCCCGCCGTACAAACCGGCAGCCAGGAGATCGCCATTGCGGGTACCACCATCACCGACGAGCGCTCCCAGGTCGTCGACTTCTCTGACCCCTACTACGATTCTGGTCTGCGCATCATCGTTCGCGCCGATAACGAAGAGGTGTCTTCCATCGACGACCTAGAAGGTCTGGCGGTGGCAACCAAAATCGGCTCCACCAGCTACGACTTCCTCCAGCAAGAGCTCGGCGAAGACGCCGACATCACGCCTTACCCCGGCACCGCCGATATGTACATGGCACTGCTGGGCCGCAACGTCGATGCCGTGCTTTACGATGCGCCGAACGTTGCCTACTTCTCGCAAACCCGTGGCGAAGGCCGTACCAAGGTGGTCGGCCCGCTGTATGAGGGTCAGCAGTACGGCATCGTGTTCCACAAAGGCAGCGAGTGGGTAGAGCCGACCAACGAAGCGTTGGCTGCCATGCGCGAAGATGGCACCTACGATGAGATCTACACGAAGTGGTTCGGTGAAGCCCCCAGCGCTGAGTAA
- a CDS encoding amino acid ABC transporter ATP-binding protein, translating to MTSTQTPIVRMQKLHKHFGNLHVLNDIDLEIVPGEVVVVIGASGSGKSTLIRCINGLEEFQSGSLDVDGNTLLPNGKSSQALQTIRTEVGMVFQQFNLFPHLSVLDNITLAPMKVRGWSRQDAEETAKRLLERVGIADQADKYPSQLSGGQQQRVALARALAMEPRLMLFDEPTSALDPEMIGEVLDAMRELAKEGMTMVIVTHEMGFAREVADRIIFIHKGEIAEQGPPEQLFDAPQHERTQSFLARVLKH from the coding sequence ATGACCTCTACTCAAACGCCTATTGTGCGTATGCAAAAGCTCCACAAGCACTTTGGTAACCTGCACGTACTCAATGACATCGACCTGGAGATCGTGCCGGGTGAAGTCGTCGTGGTCATCGGAGCCAGCGGTTCCGGTAAATCCACGCTCATTCGCTGTATCAACGGCTTGGAAGAGTTTCAGTCAGGCAGCCTGGATGTGGACGGCAATACGCTGCTACCCAATGGTAAAAGCAGTCAGGCGCTGCAAACCATCCGCACCGAAGTGGGCATGGTGTTTCAGCAGTTCAATCTGTTTCCCCACTTGAGCGTGCTCGACAACATCACGCTCGCACCGATGAAGGTGCGCGGCTGGAGCCGCCAGGACGCCGAAGAGACTGCCAAGCGGCTGCTGGAGCGTGTCGGCATTGCCGATCAGGCCGACAAGTACCCAAGTCAGCTCTCCGGCGGCCAGCAGCAGCGGGTGGCGCTGGCCCGTGCGTTGGCGATGGAACCGCGCCTCATGCTGTTCGATGAGCCAACCTCAGCCCTCGATCCCGAGATGATTGGTGAAGTGCTGGATGCCATGCGTGAGCTTGCCAAAGAGGGCATGACCATGGTGATCGTTACCCACGAGATGGGCTTTGCCCGTGAGGTGGCCGACCGCATCATCTTTATTCATAAGGGCGAAATTGCCGAACAAGGCCCACCCGAACAGCTCTTTGATGCGCCTCAACACGAGCGCACCCAGTCGTTTTTGGCGCGCGTACTCAAACACTAA
- a CDS encoding ParA family protein has protein sequence MSQIIALTNQKGGVGKTTSAVNLAASLAALDRRVLLVDLDPQGHASMGSGIDKYDLEKSVLDVLLGEATARDVIVRGLPVHYDVLPGNGDLTAAEVELLDSEQRQSRLSLALASVADDYDVVLIDCPPSLNMLTVNALTAAHGVLIPLQCEFYALEGLSALLDTVEQIKQSVNPELAVSGILRTMYDKRTSLTREVDKQLRDFFGDALLKTTIPRNVKVAEAPSHGVPVTQYARFSRGSQAYRVLAKEMIRRLSL, from the coding sequence GTGAGCCAGATCATTGCCCTGACCAACCAAAAAGGCGGCGTGGGCAAGACCACTTCAGCCGTTAACCTGGCCGCGAGCCTAGCGGCTCTGGATCGCCGCGTGCTGCTGGTGGATCTCGACCCCCAAGGGCATGCCAGCATGGGCAGCGGGATCGACAAGTACGACCTCGAGAAAAGCGTACTCGACGTGCTGCTTGGTGAAGCCACCGCCCGGGACGTCATCGTGCGCGGGCTGCCGGTGCACTACGATGTGCTGCCTGGTAACGGTGATCTGACCGCGGCGGAAGTGGAGCTACTGGATAGCGAACAGCGCCAAAGCCGGCTGTCGTTGGCCCTTGCCAGCGTCGCCGACGATTACGACGTGGTGCTGATCGACTGCCCGCCGTCGCTGAACATGCTGACCGTGAATGCCCTGACGGCAGCCCACGGCGTACTGATTCCGCTGCAGTGCGAGTTTTATGCATTGGAAGGTCTCTCGGCATTGTTGGATACCGTGGAGCAGATCAAGCAGAGCGTGAATCCTGAGCTTGCCGTCTCCGGCATTCTGCGCACCATGTACGACAAACGCACCAGCCTCACTCGGGAAGTGGACAAGCAGCTGCGCGACTTCTTTGGCGACGCGCTGCTCAAAACGACCATTCCGCGCAACGTCAAAGTCGCTGAAGCGCCGAGCCATGGCGTTCCTGTGACCCAATATGCCCGTTTTTCGCGGGGCAGCCAGGCCTATCGCGTGCTGGCCAAAGAGATGATTCGGCGCCTGTCGTTGTAA
- the mnmG gene encoding tRNA uridine-5-carboxymethylaminomethyl(34) synthesis enzyme MnmG: MNYPDRFDVIVIGGGHAGTEAALASARMGCQTLLLTHNIETLGQMSCNPAIGGIGKSHLVKEIDALGGAMGLATDLGGIQFRVLNARKGPAVRATRAQADRIRYKAAIRGMLENQPNLTIFQQAAGDLIVDNDTVRGVVTETGIRFHAESVVLSTGTFLGGVIHIGLDQSRGGRAGDPPSNALAERLRALPFHVDRLKTGTPPRIDAKTVDFSQLEEQPGDTPTPVMSYLGSREMHPQQVSCHIAHTNERTHEIILGNLDRSPMYSGVIEGIGPRYCPSIEDKVHRFADKSSHQVFIEPEGLDTHELYPNGISTSLPFDVQLQVVRSIKGLENAHITRPGYAIEYDFFDPRDLKHSLETKFIHNLFFAGQINGTTGYEEAGAQGLLAGLNAARRAKQLEAWYPRRDEAYLGVLVDDLITMGTKEPYRMFTSRAEYRLLLREDNADLRLTEKGRELGLVDDARWTAFSQKRDAIERETARLATAWVQPNSPAAAKIAEKTGKPLPREYSLSDLLKRPELTYADIAALPGMEHGGIDDDAVAEQVQIQAKYQGYIDRQQDEIDKLKRHEATPLPAELDYQKVEGLSHEIRQKLSAARPETLAQAARISGVTPAAVSILLIHLKKRCLVSHTEVANG; encoded by the coding sequence TTGAACTACCCCGACCGCTTTGACGTGATTGTCATCGGCGGTGGCCATGCGGGAACTGAAGCCGCACTGGCCTCTGCTCGTATGGGCTGTCAAACCCTATTGCTCACCCACAACATCGAGACGCTCGGCCAAATGTCGTGCAATCCCGCCATCGGCGGCATTGGCAAGAGCCATTTGGTGAAAGAAATCGATGCACTCGGCGGTGCAATGGGGCTAGCCACGGATTTAGGCGGCATCCAATTTCGCGTGCTCAACGCACGTAAAGGGCCCGCAGTACGCGCAACTCGTGCTCAAGCCGATCGCATTCGCTACAAAGCCGCCATTCGCGGCATGTTGGAAAACCAGCCCAACCTGACGATTTTTCAGCAGGCGGCTGGCGATCTCATTGTGGATAACGACACCGTACGCGGCGTCGTGACTGAAACCGGCATTCGCTTTCACGCGGAGTCCGTCGTGCTCTCGACCGGCACCTTCCTAGGTGGGGTGATCCACATCGGGTTGGATCAAAGCCGAGGCGGCCGAGCGGGTGATCCGCCCTCCAACGCGTTAGCGGAACGTCTACGTGCGTTGCCGTTTCACGTTGACCGGCTCAAAACCGGCACGCCGCCGCGTATCGACGCCAAGACCGTCGATTTTTCGCAGTTGGAAGAGCAGCCGGGCGATACGCCAACGCCAGTGATGTCTTATCTCGGCTCGCGGGAAATGCACCCCCAGCAGGTGAGCTGCCATATTGCTCACACCAACGAGCGTACCCACGAGATCATCCTGGGTAACCTAGATCGCTCGCCAATGTACTCCGGCGTAATCGAAGGGATCGGCCCGCGCTACTGCCCGTCGATTGAAGACAAAGTGCACCGCTTTGCCGACAAGTCGAGCCACCAGGTATTCATCGAGCCTGAAGGCCTGGATACCCACGAGCTCTACCCCAACGGCATCTCAACCTCACTGCCGTTTGATGTGCAGCTGCAGGTGGTGCGCTCGATCAAAGGGTTAGAAAACGCGCACATCACGCGTCCTGGCTACGCCATTGAGTACGATTTCTTCGATCCACGGGATTTGAAACACTCGCTGGAAACGAAATTTATCCACAACCTGTTTTTTGCCGGACAGATCAACGGCACGACCGGTTACGAAGAAGCGGGTGCCCAAGGGCTACTGGCGGGCCTGAACGCCGCTCGCCGCGCCAAGCAACTCGAGGCGTGGTATCCACGTCGTGATGAGGCTTACTTGGGCGTACTGGTAGACGACTTGATCACTATGGGCACCAAAGAGCCCTATCGTATGTTCACGTCCCGTGCGGAGTACCGTCTGCTACTGCGCGAAGACAATGCCGATCTGCGTCTAACCGAAAAGGGCCGCGAGCTGGGTCTGGTCGACGATGCCCGTTGGACAGCCTTCAGCCAAAAGCGTGACGCCATCGAACGCGAAACGGCGCGCCTGGCCACTGCTTGGGTGCAGCCCAACAGCCCGGCAGCCGCAAAGATTGCCGAAAAGACCGGTAAACCACTGCCGCGTGAGTACAGCCTGAGTGATTTGCTAAAGCGCCCCGAACTGACCTATGCCGATATCGCAGCGTTACCCGGCATGGAACACGGCGGTATCGACGACGACGCGGTCGCCGAACAGGTGCAAATTCAAGCCAAATATCAAGGCTATATCGACCGTCAGCAGGATGAGATCGATAAGCTAAAGCGCCATGAAGCGACCCCACTGCCCGCCGAGCTGGATTATCAGAAGGTGGAAGGGCTGTCCCATGAGATTCGCCAGAAGCTCAGCGCAGCGCGTCCGGAAACCCTCGCGCAAGCCGCGCGTATTTCCGGTGTGACGCCAGCGGCAGTATCGATTCTGCTGATTCACCTGAAAAAGCGCTGCTTGGTCAGCCATACCGAGGTCGCCAACGGATGA
- the rsmG gene encoding 16S rRNA (guanine(527)-N(7))-methyltransferase RsmG, with the protein MSALQPLIDLLPTPVAPKLDQGLADLGVSVTAAQREQLLGLLALLHKWNRAYNLTAVRDVEEMVSRHVLDSAAVAPYVHGPALLDVGAGPGLPGLVLAILNPELQVTLLDSNGKKVRFQRQAVMELSLTNVTPTQARVEQFAGQSFDQVISRAFASLVDFVMLTRALPAAHGQWLAMKGPGADDELRELPEGIALSERHLLNVPFETAERQLLILTPKGVE; encoded by the coding sequence ATGAGCGCACTACAGCCATTGATCGATCTGTTGCCCACCCCCGTAGCGCCCAAGTTGGATCAAGGACTGGCCGATTTGGGCGTATCCGTGACGGCAGCACAGCGAGAGCAGCTGCTCGGGCTACTGGCGCTGTTGCACAAGTGGAATCGGGCTTATAACCTCACCGCAGTGCGCGATGTCGAAGAGATGGTCTCGCGCCATGTGCTGGATAGCGCCGCCGTGGCGCCCTACGTTCATGGCCCAGCGCTTCTCGACGTGGGTGCGGGGCCAGGACTGCCGGGGTTGGTATTGGCCATTCTGAATCCCGAGCTGCAGGTCACGCTGTTGGATAGCAATGGCAAAAAAGTACGTTTTCAGCGCCAAGCAGTGATGGAACTGTCACTGACCAACGTGACCCCGACCCAAGCCCGCGTCGAGCAGTTCGCCGGGCAGTCGTTCGATCAAGTCATCTCACGGGCGTTTGCTAGCTTGGTCGACTTCGTAATGTTGACCCGCGCGCTGCCCGCCGCCCACGGCCAGTGGTTAGCGATGAAAGGACCCGGTGCCGATGACGAGCTGCGTGAGTTGCCAGAAGGCATTGCACTGAGTGAGCGCCACCTGTTGAATGTACCCTTCGAAACCGCCGAGCGGCAGCTGTTGATCCTGACCCCAAAAGGAGTTGAGTAG
- a CDS encoding amino acid ABC transporter permease translates to MDVNFQFDWSAAFSSIPYLLPGIPWTLLISFGGLAIGFFIGIFFGLLRISPVRWLRWPAIVYIEVFRGTPILVQVLFIFYGLPQLLGGPINALVAGIAAIAVNSGAYISEIVRGGVQSIERGQREASLSLGLSRVQSFRYVIWPQALRRMIPPLGNQGIISIKDTSLFSVIGVSELVRQGQIYIATTFTALEVYFMVALMYLAITWTLSLVLRQLESRGLAGQ, encoded by the coding sequence GTGGACGTTAACTTTCAGTTCGACTGGTCGGCTGCGTTTAGCTCGATCCCCTATTTGTTACCCGGTATTCCCTGGACCCTACTGATTTCGTTTGGTGGTCTGGCGATTGGTTTTTTCATCGGCATTTTCTTTGGTCTTTTGCGCATTAGCCCGGTGCGCTGGTTACGCTGGCCAGCCATCGTCTATATCGAAGTGTTCCGTGGTACGCCCATTCTGGTGCAGGTACTGTTCATTTTTTATGGCTTGCCACAGCTCTTGGGCGGGCCTATCAACGCGTTGGTCGCCGGTATTGCAGCCATTGCCGTCAACTCCGGTGCCTATATCTCTGAGATCGTGCGCGGCGGCGTGCAGTCCATCGAGCGCGGCCAGCGGGAAGCATCGCTATCGCTTGGCCTCTCCCGAGTACAGTCCTTCCGGTATGTCATTTGGCCCCAAGCCCTGCGCCGTATGATTCCACCGCTGGGCAACCAGGGCATTATCAGTATCAAAGATACCTCGCTCTTCTCCGTCATCGGGGTCAGTGAGCTGGTACGTCAAGGGCAGATCTATATCGCCACCACCTTCACCGCGCTGGAGGTCTACTTCATGGTGGCATTGATGTATCTCGCCATTACCTGGACCCTCTCACTGGTGCTGCGTCAACTCGAAAGCCGCGGCCTCGCCGGCCAATAA
- a CDS encoding ATP synthase subunit I: MQRIETQRRRAYVVRLICAQLVVMLFGALLAYFAAQVSGVVSVITGALVALLPHAFFIQRLGIFRNTRRGSVAMDLFRAEAGKFGLTVALFALVFVVVPPSNPAFFFSAYVAVVLTHWLAPWLMPGKSHN, from the coding sequence ATGCAGCGAATTGAAACCCAGCGTCGGCGAGCCTACGTTGTCCGGCTTATCTGCGCCCAGCTCGTGGTCATGCTCTTCGGTGCGCTGCTCGCTTACTTCGCTGCTCAGGTGTCTGGAGTCGTATCGGTCATCACGGGAGCCCTGGTAGCTCTGCTACCGCACGCTTTCTTCATACAGCGGTTGGGGATTTTTCGTAATACGCGCCGGGGATCGGTTGCGATGGACCTGTTTCGCGCCGAAGCAGGCAAGTTTGGTTTGACGGTGGCGCTGTTTGCACTGGTGTTCGTGGTAGTGCCCCCCTCAAACCCCGCTTTCTTTTTTAGTGCTTATGTTGCGGTTGTTCTAACGCATTGGCTTGCGCCTTGGTTAATGCCTGGAAAATCGCACAACTGA